One region of Amphiprion ocellaris isolate individual 3 ecotype Okinawa chromosome 9, ASM2253959v1, whole genome shotgun sequence genomic DNA includes:
- the snip1 gene encoding smad nuclear-interacting protein 1: MAKEKRHRRRESPEREPEVKVKQEKLSPGRPQRSRRSRSRSTGNSSPQRRRTSGSPARTRDRSPGRRETSPGRRSSRSPRNRRSRSPHRGGDNKIKRERDEHRAGGDERRRRNDQPEERRSRWETDRPRERDRGGERHRERNALASQQAERQQHDERRRENRQRREENQDHDFGQSEGGSGDTNAPLPDKEKPNFELSGALTEDTNTFRGVVIKYNEPPEARIPKRRWRLYPFKNDEPLPVMYIHRQSAYLLGRQRKIADIPIDHPSCSKQHAVFQYRLVAFTRADGTTGRRVRPYIIDLGSGNGTYLNNQRIEAQRYYELKEKDVLKFGFSSREYVLLHEFSDTSEVDAKEEEEDEGLDE; this comes from the exons ATGGCCAAAGAAAAGCGACACAGGAGAAGGGAATCTCCGGAGCGGGAACCCGAAGTTAAGGTAAAGCAGGAGAAACTGAGCCCTGGTAGGCCACAGAGATCACGCCGCTCGAGGTCGAGATCCACCGGCAACTCCAGTCCACAAAGGAGAAGAACCAGCGG GTCACCGGCCAGGACGAGGGACCGCTCACCGGGTAGAAGGGAGACCTCTCCCGGCAGACGGAGCAGCAGATCTCCGAGAAACAGAAGGAGTCGTAGTCCTCATCGTGGGGGTGACAACAAAATAAAGCGG GAACGGGATGAACATAGGGCAGGCGGAGATGAGCGGAGACGAAGAAATGACCAACCAGAGGAAAGACGAAGCAGATGGGAAACAGACAGGCCGAGGGAGAGAGACCGTGGCGGAGAGAGGCATCGGGAACGCAATGCACTTGCTTCCCAGCAAGCTGAGCGACAGCAGCATGATGAGCGCCGCAGGGAAAATCGGCAGCGACGCGAAGAAAACCAAGACCATGATTTTGGACAGTCTGAAGGTGGGAGCGGCGACACAAATGCTCCTCTTCCTGACAAAGAGAAGCCCAACTTTGAACTGTCAGGGGCACTCACAGAAGACACCAACACATTCCGGGGAGTGGTGATCAAGTACAACGAACCACCTGAGGCTCGCATTCCAAAGCGGAGATGGCGACTGTACCCTTTCAAGAATGATGAACCCCTTCCAGTCATGTACATTCATAGACAGAGTGCCTATTTGTTGGGGCGGCAGAGAAAAATCGCTGATATCCCCATTGACCACCCATCCTGCTCCAAGCAACATGCGGTATTCCAGTATAG attGGTGGCGTTTACACGGGCAGATGGCACCACGGGCCGCAGGGTGAGGCCTTACATTATTGACCTTGGTTCTGGCAATGGCACCTACCTGAACAACCAGCGTATTGAGGCCCAGCGCTACTATGAGCTCAAAGAAAAAGATGTTCTCAAGTTTGGCTTCAGCAGCCGCGAGTACGTCCTCCTGCACGAGTTCTCAGACACAAGTGAGGTGGATGccaaggaggaagaggaagacgaAGGCCTTGATGAGTAA
- the gnl2 gene encoding nucleolar GTP-binding protein 2, translating into MVKPRFKGKSSINPSSSSSNPDRPKGAGGNNMRDRATIKRLNMYRQKQRCNNRGKVIKPLQYQSTVAPGTVARVEPNIKWFANTRVIKQSSLQKFQEEMGAVQKDPYRVVMRQSKLPMSLLHDRVKAHNSKVHILDTEGFETTFGPKAQRKRPSLMVGDVKDLVEQAEASALSYNADKDKNLVTEDTGVREEVREEIFKKGQSKRIWGELYKVIDSSDVIIQVLDARDPMGTRSKSIETYLKKEKPWKHLIFVLNKCDLIPTWVTKRWVAVLSQEYPTLAFHASLTNSFGKGSLIQLLRQFGKLHTDKKQISVGFIGYPNVGKSSVINTLRSKKVCNVAPLAGETKVWQYITLMRRIFLIDCPGVVYPSEDSESDIVLKGVVQVEKIKNPEEHIGAVLERAKPEYIQKTYRIPTWKSAEDFLEKLAFRTGKLLKGGEPDLSTVSKMVLNDWQRGRIPFFVKPPGPEGDEEDQQLLPLEGPSEVLENAQEEQPDNPDAITEKNEDQQQQKKKEQVKKILANVRQNFGKINVAPEFSEEDLVPVEMPDLDMSDLSGSDDEEDCEEDEDAEEQEDGTSVEPADGETEVCQPTTSQNDKANGNKSSREVIRELDEKIAKYKQFLDRAKSKRFSAIRIPKALSDKVFTDIKTKQAAAAAKQAQMKAVNQRGKKRKAGEDEESNQPNRLTSKQRRAMDRAMKTKKVGARYYETHNVKNKNKNRKAPATEGQKTKRSKH; encoded by the exons ATGGTGAAGCCACGGTTTAAGGGGAAAAGCTCGATAAACCCCTCATCGTCCAGCAGCAACCCCG ATCGACCCAAGGGTGCTGGTGGGAACAACATGAGGGACAGAGCCACCATCAAGCGTCTGAATATGTACAGACAAAAGCAGAGATG TAATAATCGCGGAAAAGTCATCAAACCGCTACAGTACCAGTCCACAGTAGCTCCAGGGACTGTAGCCAGAGTTGAACCTAACATCAAATGGTTTG CAAATACACGTGTGATCAAGCAATCATCCCTCCAGAAGTTCCAGGAAGAGATGGGAGCAGTACAGAAGGATCCGTATCGTGTGGTGATGAGACAGAGCAAACTGCCTATGTCTCTCTTGCATGATAGGGTCAAAGCCCAT AACTCAAAGGTGCACATTCTGGACACGGAGGGTTTTGAGACCACGTTTGGACCCAAGGCCCAAAGGAAGAGGCCCAGCCTCATGGTGGGGGATGTAAAGGACCTTGTTGAGCAAGCTGAGGCCTCAGCTCTGAGCTACAAtgcagacaaagacaaaaacctgGTTACAGAGGACACAGGGGTCCG GGAGGAAGTACGCGAGGAGATTTTCAAAAAGGGTCAGTCCAAGAGGATATGGGGAGAACTTTACAAG GTGATTGACTCATCTGATGTCATAATCCAAGTGCTGGATGCACGTGATCCCATGGGAACACGCTCCAAGAGCATCGAGACATATCTGAAGAAAGAGAAACCTTGGAAACATCTGATCTTTGTTCTAAACAAGTGTGACCTCATCCCTACCTGGGTTACG AAACGGTGGGTCGCTGTTTTGTCCCAAGAATACCCGACTCTGGCTTTCCACGCCAGCCTCACCAACTCGTTTGGTAAAGGCTCCCTCATCCAGCTGCTCAGGCAGTTTGGCAAG ctccacacagacaaaaaacagataagTGTGGGTTTTATTGGCTATCCAAATGTGGGAAAGAGCTCAGTCATTAACACTCTGCGGTCGAAGAAGGTCTGCAACGTGGCCCCCCTCGCTGGAGAAACAAAG GTGTGGCAGTACATCACTTTGATGAGGCGCATCTTCCTCATTGACTGTCCCGGAGTTGTCTACCCTTCAGAAGACAGTGAATCTGATATTGTATTAAAAGGAGTG GTCCAAGTGGAGAAGATAAAGAACCCAGAGGAGCACATCGGGGCAGTACTAGAGCGAGCCAAGCCAGAATATATTCAGAAAACTTACCGCATCCCAACTTGGAAATCTGCTGAGGACTTTCTGGAGAAGCTGGCTTTTCGCACTGGGAAACTTCTAAAG GGGGGAGAACCAGATCTCTCCACAGTCTCCAAAATGGTGTTGAATGATTGGCAGAGAGGACGCATCCCCTTCTTTGTGAAACCTCCGGGGCCTGAAGGAGATGAAGAG GACCAGCAGCTGTTGCCACTTGAAGGACCATCAGAGGTTCTGGAGAATGCACAAGAGGAGCAGCCAGACAATCCAGACGCcatcacagagaaaaatgaggaccagcagcagcagaaaaagaaagagcagGTCAAGAAGATTTTGGCAAATGTCCGACAAAACTTTGGCAAGATCAACGTAGCACCTGAGTTCAGCGAGGAAGACTTAGTTCCGGTGGAGATGCCAGACCTGGACATGTCGGACCTTTCCGGCTCCGATGACGAGGAAGACTGTGAAGAAGACGAGGACGCCGAGGAACAGGAAGATGGGACCAGTGTCGAACCAGCGGACGGAGAGACCGAGGTCTGTCAGCCTACAACCTCTCAGAATGACAAGGCAAATGGCAACAAGAGTTCACGGGAGGTCATCCGCGAGCTGGACGAGAAGATCGCCAAGTACAAGCAGTTCTTGGACCGAGCCAAATCCAAGCGCTTCTCTGCAATCCG GATACCTAAGGCGCTTTCTGACAAAGTGTTCACAGACATCAAGACTAAACAAGCAGCAGCGGCGGCGAAACAAGCACAAATGAAAG CTGTAAATCAGAGgggcaagaaaagaaaagctgggGAGGATGAGGAGTCCAACCAGCCGAACAGGCTGACATCTAAACAG AGAAGAGCAATGGACCGTGCTATGAAGACGAAGAAAGTTGGTGCACGCTATTATGAAACGCACAAtgtgaaaaacaagaacaagaacagaAAGGCTCCAGCCACAGAAGGTCAAAAGACCAAAAGATCAAAGCACTAG
- the dnali1 gene encoding axonemal dynein light intermediate polypeptide 1 isoform X1 gives MIPPDDSLLKYENPVLVRKKSPKDRPLKVSPQQSADSAPVPPPPKPKSDSSEAIKQGNEEVLNIILPPREWTEGSQHWVQQVSSAPCTRTDVIHLEERLDTKLQQRQARETGICPVRRELYSQCFDEIIRQVTINCAERGLLLLRVRDEIQMTIAAYQTLYESSVAFGIRKALQAEEGKADMEKRLSELQDEKEVLRKQLDEQKAKCDATEKREAEKRQVEEKKYLEDIQFLKRSNHQLKVTSYCILEQIKSTSF, from the exons ATGATTCCACCAGACGACTCCCTCCTAAAATATGAGAATCCAGTTttggtcagaaaaaaatcaccaaag GACCGCCCATTGAAAGTGAGCCCTCAGCAGTCTGCTGACTCTGCACCTGTTCCACCACCCCCTAAACCAAAATCAGACTCTTCTGAGGCCATCAAGCAGGGAAATGAGGAGGTCTTGAACATCATTCTTCCACCCAG GGAATGGACAGAGGGAAGCCAACACTGGGTGCAGCAAGTGTCCAGTGCACCTTGTACAAGAACCGATGTTATACACCTCGAAGAACGCTTAGACACAAAGCTGCAGCAAAGACAGGCCAGAGAAACAGGCATCTGCCCTGTCCGCCGTGAGCTCTACTCCCAGTGTTTTG ATGAAATAATCAGACAGGTAACCATCAACTGTGCTGAGAGGGGTCTGCTGCTGTTGCGTGTTAGAGATGAGATTCAAATGACTATTGCTGCCTACCAGACACTGTATGAAAGCAGTGTAGCTTTCGGCATAAGGAAAGCACTGCAGGCTGAAGAGGGAAAAGCTGACATGGAAAAAAGA CTTTCAGAACTGCAGGATGAGAAAGAAGTTCTGAGGAAGCAACTGGATGAACAGAAAGCTAAATGCGATGCAACTGAAAAGAGAGAGGCTGAAAAGCGACAGGTGGAAGAAAAGAAGTATCTTGAGGACATTCAGTTTCTTAAGAGAAGTAACCATCAGCTCAAGGTAACATCGTATTGCATACTAGAACAAATAAAATCCacatctttttaa
- the dnali1 gene encoding axonemal dynein light intermediate polypeptide 1 isoform X2, with protein sequence MIPPDDSLLKYENPVLVRKKSPKDRPLKVSPQQSADSAPVPPPPKPKSDSSEAIKQGNEEVLNIILPPREWTEGSQHWVQQVSSAPCTRTDVIHLEERLDTKLQQRQARETGICPVRRELYSQCFDEIIRQVTINCAERGLLLLRVRDEIQMTIAAYQTLYESSVAFGIRKALQAEEGKADMEKRLSELQDEKEVLRKQLDEQKAKCDATEKREAEKRQVEEKKYLEDIQFLKRSNHQLKAQLEGIITPKK encoded by the exons ATGATTCCACCAGACGACTCCCTCCTAAAATATGAGAATCCAGTTttggtcagaaaaaaatcaccaaag GACCGCCCATTGAAAGTGAGCCCTCAGCAGTCTGCTGACTCTGCACCTGTTCCACCACCCCCTAAACCAAAATCAGACTCTTCTGAGGCCATCAAGCAGGGAAATGAGGAGGTCTTGAACATCATTCTTCCACCCAG GGAATGGACAGAGGGAAGCCAACACTGGGTGCAGCAAGTGTCCAGTGCACCTTGTACAAGAACCGATGTTATACACCTCGAAGAACGCTTAGACACAAAGCTGCAGCAAAGACAGGCCAGAGAAACAGGCATCTGCCCTGTCCGCCGTGAGCTCTACTCCCAGTGTTTTG ATGAAATAATCAGACAGGTAACCATCAACTGTGCTGAGAGGGGTCTGCTGCTGTTGCGTGTTAGAGATGAGATTCAAATGACTATTGCTGCCTACCAGACACTGTATGAAAGCAGTGTAGCTTTCGGCATAAGGAAAGCACTGCAGGCTGAAGAGGGAAAAGCTGACATGGAAAAAAGA CTTTCAGAACTGCAGGATGAGAAAGAAGTTCTGAGGAAGCAACTGGATGAACAGAAAGCTAAATGCGATGCAACTGAAAAGAGAGAGGCTGAAAAGCGACAGGTGGAAGAAAAGAAGTATCTTGAGGACATTCAGTTTCTTAAGAGAAGTAACCATCAGCTCAAG GCCCAACTGGAAGGAATAATTACGCCAAAGAAGTAG